From Azospirillum sp. TSA2s, a single genomic window includes:
- a CDS encoding LysR family transcriptional regulator, whose translation MDRRRLQFFVALCEELHFHRAAARCHITQPALSQQLRQLEEELQVQLIHRNKRRVSLTRAGETFLGEARKILNQMERAAQLARQTDRGEIGQLSVGMTAPALYIVFPEIMHRFRMALPNFGVNVHVMTTSEQEEALRAGAIDVGIFHPPLDDQSLSSHPIARMRFNVVLSDRNPLAERPRLRLDDLSRQRFIIFPRVIGPRLYDEIISLCQQAGFSPELILEASPAQSIIALAAADFGIGLIASDLQQFARPGVVYRPLDGPAPHLTLGVAYQSDDTSPAIQTFLDVATAVGELVS comes from the coding sequence ATGGATCGTCGCAGGCTCCAGTTTTTTGTCGCGCTCTGCGAAGAGCTGCATTTTCACCGTGCCGCCGCGCGGTGCCACATCACGCAGCCTGCCCTCAGCCAGCAATTGCGCCAACTGGAGGAAGAGCTGCAGGTTCAGCTGATCCACCGCAACAAGCGGCGCGTTTCCCTGACGAGGGCCGGCGAGACTTTCCTGGGCGAAGCCCGGAAGATTTTGAATCAGATGGAACGAGCCGCACAGCTCGCGCGTCAAACGGATCGCGGCGAAATCGGGCAATTGTCGGTCGGTATGACCGCACCGGCGCTCTACATCGTCTTCCCCGAGATCATGCACCGGTTCCGCATGGCATTGCCCAATTTCGGCGTGAACGTCCATGTCATGACGACGTCAGAGCAGGAAGAAGCCTTGAGGGCCGGAGCGATTGATGTCGGCATCTTCCATCCCCCGCTCGACGATCAGTCGCTGTCGTCACACCCGATCGCGCGCATGCGCTTCAATGTCGTGCTGTCGGACCGCAACCCATTGGCCGAACGGCCGCGCCTGCGGCTGGATGATCTCTCCAGGCAACGTTTCATCATCTTTCCGCGCGTGATCGGCCCACGCCTCTACGATGAGATCATCAGCCTGTGCCAGCAGGCGGGGTTCAGCCCGGAGTTGATTCTCGAAGCCTCCCCGGCGCAATCGATCATCGCGCTGGCCGCAGCGGATTTCGGAATCGGCCTCATCGCCTCCGATCTTCAGCAATTCGCACGGCCCGGGGTGGTCTATCGTCCGCTCGACGGGCCGGCACCCCACCTGACGCTCGGGGTGGCCTACCAGAGCGACGACACCTCTCCCGCCATTCAGACATTTCTGGACGTCGCGACCGCGGTGGGCGAACTGGTCTCCTGA